The following proteins are co-located in the Eptesicus fuscus isolate TK198812 chromosome 9, DD_ASM_mEF_20220401, whole genome shotgun sequence genome:
- the LOC103295361 gene encoding ATPase family AAA domain-containing protein 3 produces MSWLFGIKGPKGEGEGPPLSLPPVQPGAEGGGDRGAGDRPAPKDKWSNFDPTGLERAAKAARELEHSRHAKEALSLAQMQEQTLQLEQQSKLKEYEAAVEQLKSEQIRVQAEERRKTLSEETRQHQARAQYQDKLARQRYDDQLRQQQLLNEENLRKQEESVQKQEAMRRATVEREMELRHKNEMLRVEAEARARAKAERENADIIREQIRLRAAERRQTILESIRTAGTLFGEGFRGFVTDWDKVTATVAGLTLLAVGIYSAKNATLVAGRYIEARLGKPSLVRETSRISLLEALQHPLQVSRRLLSKPQDALEGVVLSPSLEARVRDIAIATRNTKKNHSLYRNVLMYGPPGTGKTLFAKKLALHSGMDYAIMTGGDVAPMGRDGVTAVHKVFDWASTSRRGLLLFVDEADAFLRKRATEKISEDLRATLNAFLHRTGQHSSKFMLVLASNQPEQFDWAINDRIDEMVNFELPQREERERLVRMYFDKYVLKPATEGKQRLKLAQFDYGKKCSEIARLTEGMSGREISQLAVAWQAMAYASEDGVLTEAMMDARVQDAIQQHRQKMQWLKAERARPEGSQPPLPRAQTE; encoded by the exons ATGTCCTGGCTCTTCGGCATCAAGGGCCCCAAGGGCGAAGGCGAGGGACCCCCGCTGTCCCTGCCGCCCGTGcagcctggggctgagggaggcggGGACCGCGGCGCGGGAGACCGGCCGGCGCCCAAGGACAAATGGAGCAACTTCGACCCGACGGGCCTGGAGCGCGCGGCCAAGGCGGCGCGCGAGCTGGAGCACTCGC GGCACGCCAAGGAGGCGCTGAGCCTGGCCCAGATGCAGGAGCAGACGCTGCAGCTGGAGCAGCAGTCCAAGCTCAAA GAGTACGAGGCCGCCGTGGAGCAGCTGAAGAGCGAGCAGATCCGCGTGCAGGCCGAGGAGCGCAGGAAGACGCTGAGCGAGGAGACGCGGCAGCACCAGGCC aGGGCCCAGTACCAGGACAAGCTGGCCCGGCAGCGCTATGACGACCAGCTGAGGCAGCAG CAACTTCTCAACGAGGAGAATCTGCGGAAGCAGGAGGAGTCGGTGCAGAAGCAGGAGGCCATGAGGCGAG CCACCGTGGAGCGGGAGATGGAGCTGCGGCACAAGAACGAGATGCTGCGGGTGGAGGCCGAGGCGCGGGCCCGGGCCAAGGCCGAGCGTGAGAACGCGGACATCATCCGGGAGCAGATCCGCCTGCGGGCCGCCGAGCGCCGCCAGACCATCCTGGAGTCCATCAG GACGGCGGGCACCCTGTTTGGCGAAGGGTTCCGGGGCTTTGTGACCGACTGGGACAAGGTGACAGCCACG GTGGCCGGGCTGACGCTGCTGGCTGTCGGCATCTACTCCGCCAAGAACGCCACGCTGGTGGCCGGGCGGTACATCGAGGCGCGGCTGGGGAAGCCGTCCCTGGTGCGGGAGACCTCCCGCATCTCACTGCTGGAGGCGCTGCAGCACCCCCTGCAG GTCAGCAGGCGGCTGCTCAGCAAGCCTCAGGACGCGCTGGAGGGCGTGGTCCTCAGT CCCAGCCTGGAGGCCCGAGTGCGGGACATCGCCATAGCGACGCGGAACACCAAGAAGAACCACAGCCTGTACAGGAACGTGCTGATGTACGGGCCGCCCGGGACGGGCAAGACGCTGTTTGCCAAG AAATTGGCGCTGCACTCAGGCATGGACTACGCCATCATGACGGGCGGGGACGTGGCCCCCATGGGGCGGGACGGCGTGACAGCGGTGCACAAGGTCTTCGACTGGGCCAGCACCAGCCGGCGAGG cctcctcctgttCGTGGACGAAGCGGATGCCTTCCTCAGGAAGCGAGCCACC GAGAAGATCAGCGAGGACCTCAGGGCGACCCTGAACGCCTTCCTGCACCGCACGGGCCAGCACAGCAGCAA GTTCATGCTGGTCCTGGCCAGCAACCAGCCCGAGCAGTTCGACTGGGCCATCAACGACCGCATCGACGAGATGGTCAACTTCGAGCTGCCGCAGCGGGAGGAGCGGGAGCGCCTGGTGAGGATGTATTTTGACAAGTATGTTCTTAAACCAGCCACAGAAGGAAAGCA GCGCCTGAAGCTGGCCCAGTTTGACTACGGGAAGAAGTGCTCCGAGATTGCACGCCTGACCGAGGGCATGTCGGGCCGGGAGATCTCCCAGCTGGCCGTGGcctggcag GCCATGGCGTATGCCTCCGAGGACGGGGTCCTCACCGAGGCCATGATGGACGCCAGGGTCCAGGACGCCATCCAGCAGCACCGGCAGAAGATGCAGTGGCTGAAGGCCGAGCGCGCCAGGCCCGAGGGCAGCCAGCCCCCGCTCCCGAGGGCACAGACGGAGTGA